The genomic stretch ATTATTACAATACATGCAAAGTAACCAACATTAAAAGAAAAGGTATATATATGTACGTCCTAGATATAGAGAAAAAAGAGCATGTAGAGCAATGGCAAAAGTTGGCACTAGAATTTAGTGCTACATTACACATTATTTGGTCAAAACTCGAAAAACTCAAAAACGTAAAGCACAAGTATAGTGAAATGAAGTGAGGTTGTGGTCACAAGTCACGACCCTAAAACCGATTTGAGCTTGTGTAAGTACGTGCTCAAAAGCAATGGGAAAAAGGGAACATCCAAAAAAATTAAGGGAAGGAAGGGAGGGATATATAAGGGACCATTCACCCATTTTCAAACAGCATTAGTGTTCAACAACTAAGGGGTGCCGTTTTATTCCTTTTCGATTTAACATGGATTTTAAAAGTTATATGAAATGATATGATTTTTTGAGCGAGTCTGTGAAGTCTGAAGTGTTATAatgtgtttttttcttttttgcacAAGTAGAGTGAACTGTTGCACTGTAAACTTGAAGGTGATTTCGAAATTGTTTATTCAAATGCCATATACTCCTACTTTTTTTACgctttttaatttcaatatggAGGTAAAGTTTGGGTTGGACACGATTATAGAGAAAATGAGTGCTTGACATGTGTGTGGTGTTAGAACACCACAAATCGGACCATGCGTGTTCCTCATAGCTTGGCTAAAATGAAGTCACCAGTCTCATTCTCACGCTGTCAAGGAAAACAAAACATAGAATTTATTGGcataatttaaaagaaaaatttctaaaacgaattaaaaaattattttttaaaataaataaaaataattattcaattctatttcttttcattttagGTTAGAGACAAATTGAGTGTGCTAAGTCCAATTTGAAAATAGCTCGGTCCCGTGAACCCGATGTGCAAACTAAAGTACAATAGTGTTCGAAAAGTGCATTTGGTTTACTAATAAAACGTGGTGCGTGGGTAAttgctttaattttgttttaatttcaataataatctgagatatttttaattataattttctgTAATGATATTATATTTTACTTCTGCTTTACTGCTGCTATAGtacttaattaatttattgcTAGATTGTTTAATTAAATGATGAACTGTTATGTCAGAATTTCACTAAAAATGCTTGTATTATATGATCTCTTGAGTTTGGTATTATGTCTATTTACAATTTAACTTAGACTACTCACTTGTGCTGTATTTTTAGACCCTTAAAGATAGACGGTTGAATGAGATTGTCGTTCTTGGTGTTCCTGTGAAAGCCACAATCAAAGAGGTATTTTTGTAAAAAGCAAATCCTGACAGATTATTCACAAGTTTAATATTTAGTTTGctacattaaaataaatttggtGGAAGCTGAAGTTATTAGTGAGAGATTGAATTCATTTATTTGTTCCCCTCAGAATATTTTAAATTCTGCACTACTATAACATGTTTTTAGCCTCAGCTAACTGTTTATTTATACTTAATAGAAGTAGCACTATCTACCAAAAAATGTGCATAACCGAAGTGCTTTCTTTCATTGGAAAATTCCAAACTAAATGATATCATTAGCTTTTTTCATAGATAAAtaaagaattaaattaaaatatttgaaatcaTATCACCGTGATGAAAAAATGTTCGATACTCAATAAAGAAGCACTCACTTCAGGACTTTCTTTAAACattgttaaaatttattttttttattattttgtgtcAAATTCTTTTAAAGTGTTTTGGAGGCTTGGACAACATTGTCTCTTAGTTAATTAGCgttgatatatattttaaggTAGAtggaataaatttaaaagatggGGAAGATGAGGAAGATGAGCTTGATGATGCTACAAATGCTACAATTTAACTGATGAACTGTTCATGTTCCCATAGCAATACCctaactctctctctctctctctctctctctcttattgCACAGTAGTTAATTGTTAGAAGATTAATTTGTGTGTTCGCTCAGAGATTTTTGGTCCAATCTCTTCAACTTTTTGCTTGGATTTCAGGTTAGTGCAACTTTTGTATTGTAAACTTCATTGATTTCTAGGATAttgtatgataaaaaaaatattgcttATGTTGTGTTGTTGCTTGTATTGCATTGAAAATATTGATATGGTTAAATATTGATAGGGTGTTGTATGAGAGATAAAATGTTACTTGTGTTGGATAATTTATAGGTACTAAAAACATCGAATTCGTAAGATATGTCTTGGCACCATCGAGTGTGGATGTATGATAGGTTGAATCCAACAAGAGGGAGTATTAAACCTGAGTTTTATGACAAGGTTGAGGAGTTTATAGAAACGATTAGTAAGTTAGATGTTGTGAAGTTGGAAGGAAAGTGTAGATGCCCATGCGTTAAGTGTAGATGCACAAACTATAAAGAGCTGAACATTATTAAGATGCATTTGTGGGAAAAAGGGGTTTATGCCAAATTATTGGATTTGGACAGAACATGGAGAGATTGATGACATAGGGATTAATCAGACGGGATTAAATAATTGTGGGGAAGGTGGTTCAGGAAGTGGTGCAAATGTGGAAGAATGTGATATGTATGACATTAGCTGGGAAAACAACTCTAGAAGGTATCATGAAATGGTTTTCGATTCTGCTGGTCCAGAGGATCCTCATGTAGAGGCTAAAAACTTTTTTGATCTTCTTGAGGCAGCTCAAAAGCCTTTGTGGGAAGGTTGTGTGCACTCTCAACTATCGATAGCTGTTAGAATGCTATGCATTAAGGCCGAGGGAAACCAATCGCAGGAGTCATTTAAGCAATGGGCGACCTTAATTAGGGAAATTGCTCCTGAGGGTAGTGCCATACCTAGGGATTACTATGAGGCTAAGAAGTTAGTGCAAAAGCTTGGATTGAAGGCAATCAAAATAGATTGTTGCTCAAACAATTGCATGTTGTATCGAAAAGATGATGCTGTTCTAACTAGTTGTAAGTTTTGTGAAGCACCTAGATTCAAGCCTATTTCTGATGGTGGTTGTAAGTCCAAGAGAGTTCCTGTCAGACGGATGCACTACTTACCTTTAATCCCTAGACTTCAAAGGCTTTATGCGTCAATGAGTTCAGCTCCGCACATGACGTGGCACATCAAAAACCAACGTGATGATGGCGTGATGACCCATCCATCACATGGGGAGGCATGGAAAAGCTTTGACTGTATCCACTCTGATTTTGCTTTGGAGCCTAGAAACATTAGGTTAGGTCTTTGCTCTGATGGGTTTACCCCAAATATCCAATTTAGCAAGCCTTATTCTTGTTGGCCCGTAATTGTTATTCCATACAATCTACCTTCTGGGATGTGTATGAAAGATCCTTATTTGTTCTTGACTTGCTTAATACCTGGTCCTAATAACCCTAAAGCCAACATTGATGTATTCTTGGGACCCTTGATTGACGAATTAAATGAGTTGTGGAATCCTGGTGTTTTGACATATGATATTGTAGAAAAGAAGAATTTTGTCTTAAAAGCAGCATTGATGTGGACTATCAATGATTTCCCAGCTTATGGGATGTTGTCTGGATGGATGACACAAGGAAGATTGTCATGTCCTATTTGCATGGAGGATACCAAGTCTTTTACACTATCACATGGAGGCAAGGCATTATGATTTGATTGTCATCGAAGGTTTTTGCCGATAAACCACCCTTATAGGCGCAATAAGAATGACTTTAGGAAGAATAAAATAGAAAGTGAAGAGGCTCCTACCAGATTAAGTGGTTTGGAGATTTGGCAAAGGGTTAAAGGACTTGGGAAGATATCAGATAATGGAAAGTGGATCAAATCGCGAGAGTATGGTATTACTCACAATTGGACTAAGCAAAGTGTGTTTTGGGAGttactgataaaccactattttatggtttatcttgtgctcaattgagtggattttatcaactctttacccacttgttcatactatttgcatgttttacatttcccttcctaattatgtgctttgattgaaaacatgcttctttggacttatatttgcttattattaatcctctcttattaccattagataccttgatatgtgtgttaagtgttctcagagattacaaggcaggaatgactcagaggatagaaaggaagcatgcaaaagtggaaggaatacaagaagttggagaaactgctaagctgtccagcctgacctcttcgcactcaaacggctataactttagctacagaggtccaaacgacgcggtttcagttgcgttggaaagttaacatctggggcttcgatttgatatataatatgccatagtggCTCTGACGCTAGGCGACGCGACTGCATgatccatgcggccgcgtcgcaagTGACGAAAATTAGCGAATTTGAATTCGCAGCCAACGAattttgggctgtttctgacccagttctcggcccagaaaacacagattagaggctataaagtagagggattgcatccattcagatcaagccactcataattcactttccatgatttagatttagttttgagagaggttctctctctttaggatttaggtagtgtttttagaaattaggatttatgacttctcttagcttttaagagtaactctcaatcccaggttcaatattcttttactttatgtttacttcttattttcagatatttgaatgcttgcttgtattagttatgttgtCTATTTGGCCTATGCCACTTTCATGATGAAtttcttatttaatgatatttgaggtattttagtttatgattgtccctttttattattcccaatctgaggatattgttattctagtagatttagtttttccccttttggccttggttaaataattggtaactcttgatttatcaaactcattgttgattgaaaattggaattcatccacttaacttacctttatagttagaggttaacaaagtgggagaaaaatccaattctcatcacaattgataaggataactaggaaaggacctccagttcttataccttgccaaaggtttattttacagttatttatttatttttattgctttgaaaatatgcttgtgcccattgcccaaattctcaaaacccccaatttacaatctccatagccaataataagaacatacctccctgcaattccttgagaagacgacccgaggtttaaatactcagttatcaattttaaaaggggtttgttacttgtgacaaccaaaacgtttgtacgaagggatttttgtcggtttagagactatatctacaacgcgactatttttatgacattctttactagcaaaaatcccaacgtcagTTACCTTATTGGAAGGATAACCTGGTTCGTCACTGTCTTGATGTAATGCACATAGAGAATAATGTGCTTGATAACATAATGAATACTGTTATGGACACTGATAGAACTAAAGACAATGAAAAGGCTAGGTTAGATCTGGCTGAACTGTGCAAGCGTCCAGATTTACATTTGCGGCATGTCGGTGATAATTATTGGTCCAAATCTAAGGCAGCTTATACTTTAACTTCTGAACAGCAACAAGACGTGTATAAGTGGGTGCAACAACTTAGATTTCCGGATGGTTATGCATCTAACCTTGCTAGATGTGTAAGTCTTTCCCAGGGGAGGTTTATTGGTATGAAAAACCATGATTGTCACATTTTTATGCAGTGCTTGCTTCCAACTGCATTCAGAGAACTACCTACAAATATATGGAAGCCTCGTACCGAGTTAAGCCAGTTTTTCAAAGACTTGTGCTCAACCACCCTCAAAGTTCATGATTTAGAGGTTATCGAGCAGAATATTCCCATTATCCTTTGCAAGTTAGAAAGGATATTTCCCCCGGGATTCTTTAATGTGATGGAGCATTTGCCAATTCGTCTAGCATATGAGGCACGTGTGTGTGGACTTGTCCAATATAGGTGGATGTATCCGTTTGAAAGGGTGATAGGAGCATTCAAGCGAACAGTGAAAAATAGAGCAAGGGTTGAATGTTCGATTTGTGAGGCTTTCTTGGCAAAGGAGACTTCAAGTTTTGTTTCTTTCTACTTTGAACCACATATCTTATCGAGGCGAACCCGTGTGGGAAGAAATGATGACGGGGGAGACACAATTAAAGCTTCTTTATCAATATTTAATAGACGTGGTCGCAAGGTTGGAAAAGCTAAAGATCATTGGTTAGACTAACGGGACAAAGCTGCAGCTCATTTGCATATTCTACTCAATGAAAGCAAAGTTAGCCCTTTCTATATGTAAGTTCACAAATCTTTTATTAAATAGTTAATTACACTTGTTCTACTAACGAATCCCATAGCTTATCAACTCTAGTCCTACTTTCATCAAGGTTTTGGAAAGAAACTTGTCCTGGAGAAAGCGATGACCGATTTTCCTCTTGGTTTGCATCATATGTAAGTGTATAGATTCGTATCATAGATGCATTACATAGTAATCACATATCTTTTATTAAATAGTTTGATTCATGTTTTTAACTAGGTTCAAAATCAATGCAATGAAATTGTTGATCCCGGTTTGCAATCACTTTCTTGGGGTCCTTCAAACAAAGCAAATGGATATACATTTCATACTCTTGCAAGGGCAAAAGGAAAGAAAACTGATAACACCGGTGTGTATGTCAAAGGTGATGCAGGCAACGGGAAAAGTGATTGGTTTGGATTATTAGAAGATATACTCGAGATTGAATACACTGGTGATGACTCTAATCGAGTTATTTTGTTCAAATGTCAATGGTATGATCCAAGTCGTCCAAATGGAACACGTATTCATAATGACTATAAAATAACTGAAGTCAACCATAGCAAAAGATATCGCCACTATGATCCTTTCATTGTCGCCCAAAAAGCTAAACAAGTTTACTTCTTACCTTATCCTGGAAATTGCAAGTCTCTGTGGCATGTTGTTGTAAACACTAAACCAAGAGGTCGAATTGAAATCAATCATGTACATGTAGATGAGGATGAGGATGAGAATGATGTAGCTTATCAAGTGGATGAGAGCAATCCTTCTAGGATTTCAGACACTGAGCCTCCTATTAGTCTTAAGTCTCCATTTGGAGAGGACTGCATTGTTGAATTGTCCATCGGCTCTAGTTCCGGAGCTAATAAAAATGAATATGATGATTTTGCAGACTTTGATGATGATATTAACTTTTAATAGGGTAACATTCCTGAGctaatttaatttggttttagtgtagtatatatagaactttccattttcaaaattttaatgtttCATCTCTCATTTACTTTACATATTTTATAATCTGTTATACTACTGAATtagttaatagtaaaaaaggtaattaaaataaattaattggCCTTATTGTTGGAAAATAAAATGTTAATCTGGTTTTCTGTAGACTGACGTTGAAATAGAAGACTACAGCAAAGCTCAACCTGATGCTCTTGCACACTCAGCCTCCAAAATCATAGCTCGTTGGAGATACAAGAGTATCCAAGTAAAGGTAATAAATAAACTCTTGAATAGTTTGTTTTAGGCTCTCTTTTTACTGTGTACTCCCTgcattcttaattaattgtcatCTTCACTATTTTGGTACAATTAAGTAAGAACTGATCGAGTAATTTTCTATAAGTATAAGTAAGAAATTATGGGATATGTGCCATGCTCTAGCAATAATAGCGATTAATTTCTTTTGACAATAAAACCAAAATGTCCCGTCTTTATAGCCAATTCCACTTGGTAGAAATACACAAGTCCAAATCAAATGGCATTTTTCCGATTGTGCTtgtcaatttaaattttataatataaattaatgttattGGCAGAGCCAGAGCAGCATTATTactttataatataaatttgtaAAGATGCTGGTGATGATGATGGCAGGTTCCTATTGCTGAATTCCTTACTCTCTTTAGAAATATTACTTTTCGTTACAACCAGTTATGATCAATTTGatcttcttgtttcaatttgTTGCAGGAGGCACAACTTATTTCTGTAGACTCCCTTGGGTTTGATCTAAGAGTTTGATCTTCTGATTATCTCGAGTAAGTTTTGTACTTGTATGCCTATATGCCATTGGCCAATGATTGTGTATAGAAGTAAAGGCCAGCCATGCATGCGGAGCAAATCAGTTGATGGAATGCATGCTGGTTTCatctttaatattattttagcttgtgttattttaattttgtctttaataTATATGTAGATCATGGCTCCTCGGGTCAAGGGTAAAGGTGTCAAGGGTCATAGAGGTTCTCGAACCATCGCCGCAGCCGCTATTACCACCAACTCCACCTCTTCTGGGACTTCAGTTGTGCCAGATTTTCAGTCAGGACCACTTACCCAGCAACCATATTTGATGGTGCCTAATCCAGGCTACACTATTCTTCCTCTACCAACTTGGCCTACTCCAGGATGTATGGGCCCTCCACCACCCCCTCTTCCAATTTCGATTCCTCCTCCGTCTCGCAATTCCAGCCTATTAGTTGATTCAGAGACACCTGGAAGCTCTAGTACATCTCCTCCACCAGAAACTGCATCGGTTCCTAATGTTGTCACAAAACAAAGATTGGTTCCAGATGGAAAAACAAGGTAAAATTTGATTGCTTGAATTAGAgaaataattacttttttttagttTCCTAACTTGTCAATTCTTTATGAAATTATCAGTTGGTTACCTTTCCCTCCTGGTTCGCAAAAGATTATAGAGATCATCAAGAAACG from Arachis stenosperma cultivar V10309 chromosome 9, arast.V10309.gnm1.PFL2, whole genome shotgun sequence encodes the following:
- the LOC130949781 gene encoding uncharacterized protein LOC130949781, encoding MPNYWIWTEHGEIDDIGINQTGLNNCGEGGSGSGANVEECDMYDISWENNSRRYHEMVFDSAGPEDPHVEAKNFFDLLEAAQKPLWEGCVHSQLSIAVRMLCIKAEGNQSQESFKQWATLIREIAPEGSAIPRDYYEAKKLVQKLGLKAIKIDCCSNNCMLYRKDDAVLTSCKFCEAPRFKPISDGGCKSKRVPVRRMHYLPLIPRLQRLYASMSSAPHMTWHIKNQRDDGVMTHPSHGEAWKSFDCIHSDFALEPRNIRLGLCSDGFTPNIQFSKPYSCWPVIVIPYNLPSGMCMKDPYLFLTCLIPGPNNPKANIDVFLGPLIDELNELWNPGVLTYDIVEKKNFVLKAALMWTINDFPAYGMLSGWMTQGRLSCPICMEDTKSFTLSHGGKAL